A single genomic interval of Alteromonas sp. BL110 harbors:
- a CDS encoding Hsp20 family protein produces the protein MRTIDLSPLYRSFIGSDHLASLIDAASRAEKQSTYPPYNIELLGDDKYRVTMAIAGFSKDDVSIQVEENTLTITGTKKTEAESKESKERKFLHKGISERNFERKFQLGDHVKVLAADMENGLLHIDMERVIPEAKKPRQIEIGSRLLEN, from the coding sequence ATGCGTACTATCGATCTATCTCCACTTTACCGTTCATTCATTGGCTCTGATCACCTAGCGTCACTTATCGATGCAGCTTCTCGTGCAGAGAAACAGAGCACTTATCCGCCTTATAACATCGAGTTGCTTGGCGATGACAAGTACCGGGTAACCATGGCGATTGCTGGTTTCAGTAAAGACGATGTATCTATTCAGGTAGAAGAGAATACATTAACCATTACCGGAACGAAGAAAACGGAAGCGGAAAGCAAGGAAAGTAAAGAACGTAAGTTCTTACATAAAGGCATCTCAGAGCGTAACTTTGAGCGTAAATTCCAGCTTGGCGATCATGTAAAAGTGTTAGCTGCAGATATGGAAAATGGCCTATTACACATCGATATGGAGCGAGTCATACCTGAAGCCAAGAAGCCTCGCCAAATAGAAATTGGTTCTCGTTTACTTGAGAATTAA
- the pta gene encoding phosphate acetyltransferase, with protein sequence MSRRIMLIPVGTSVGLTTVSMGLVRAIEEQGIKLNFFKPVAQPRKGDNGEERSTAIIAHHASVSPIEPFELEYVERMISTDNTDELLEEIIERFEEKSVQEAVTVIEGLVTTRHHPYAERLNLEISRALDADIVFVAVPGNESTTDINHRLEIVVDTYGGHKGQKVVGCIFNKVNAPFDEHGRLRADIGAIEAPEHDEERTQALRDLPIFKKGLSLLGTVDWSADLVSPRATDVAKHLNATLLNEGELAERRLSSVTFCAREIHNMTHTLKPGALLVMSGDRGDVFVSCCLAALNGTKLGALLLTGGYQPDENIMALCSQAMETGLPVMLVNSNTWQTAQALHAFNQEVPVDDSQRIEKVMVHTAESLDASWVNSLTQKVSRQKKLSPSAFRFYLTNRARQVNKRVVLPEGNEPRTVVAASICAKRGLARPVLIGDETEIRRVAEQQGVVLSDGVEIVSPSEIKDDYVEGLVALRGYKGVTEVVAKELLEDNVTLGTMMLQQDDVDGLVSGAVNTTANTIRPALQLIKTAENASLVSSVFFMLLPDQVLVYGDCAINPDPNAQQLADIAIQSAESAQMFGIEPRVAMISYSTGSSGAGSDVEKVREATKIAQKLRPDLLIDGPLQYDAAAIESVGKSKAPNSPVAGKANVFVFPDLNTGNTTYKAVQRSFDLVCIGPMLQGMRKPVNDLSRGALVDDIVFTIALTAIQAAGNV encoded by the coding sequence ATGTCTCGCAGAATTATGTTGATCCCCGTGGGCACCAGTGTGGGCCTAACTACGGTCAGCATGGGTCTTGTTCGCGCAATAGAAGAACAAGGTATAAAGCTTAATTTTTTCAAGCCAGTGGCCCAGCCAAGAAAGGGCGACAATGGGGAAGAGCGCTCTACAGCGATTATTGCCCATCATGCCAGTGTCTCGCCAATTGAACCGTTCGAACTTGAGTACGTTGAGCGTATGATCAGTACCGACAATACTGATGAGCTGTTAGAAGAAATTATAGAGCGGTTTGAAGAAAAGAGTGTTCAAGAAGCGGTAACCGTCATTGAAGGGCTAGTGACCACGCGTCATCATCCCTACGCGGAGCGTTTAAACCTTGAAATTAGCCGCGCTCTTGATGCCGATATTGTTTTTGTGGCTGTGCCTGGCAACGAGTCGACAACAGATATTAATCACCGTCTTGAAATCGTTGTAGACACCTATGGCGGTCATAAAGGTCAAAAAGTGGTTGGCTGTATCTTTAACAAGGTTAATGCGCCTTTTGATGAACATGGTCGACTTCGTGCCGATATCGGTGCAATAGAAGCGCCTGAGCATGATGAGGAGCGCACGCAGGCACTACGAGACCTGCCTATTTTCAAAAAAGGCTTGAGCCTTCTTGGTACGGTTGATTGGAGCGCAGACTTAGTGTCTCCTCGGGCTACAGATGTAGCAAAGCACCTCAACGCAACCCTGCTTAACGAAGGCGAGCTGGCAGAACGCAGATTAAGCAGCGTTACTTTCTGCGCGCGCGAAATTCACAACATGACGCATACCCTTAAACCGGGTGCGTTACTTGTGATGTCAGGCGATCGCGGCGATGTATTTGTGTCTTGCTGTTTGGCTGCGCTAAACGGGACTAAGCTGGGCGCGCTATTACTTACAGGTGGCTACCAGCCCGATGAAAATATCATGGCATTATGTAGTCAAGCCATGGAAACGGGCCTGCCGGTCATGCTTGTAAATTCGAATACATGGCAAACAGCCCAAGCACTTCACGCATTCAACCAAGAAGTACCGGTTGATGACAGCCAGCGTATTGAGAAAGTAATGGTGCATACAGCGGAAAGCTTAGATGCAAGCTGGGTGAATTCACTAACGCAAAAAGTTTCTCGCCAGAAGAAGCTGTCTCCATCGGCGTTCCGTTTCTACCTTACTAACCGTGCAAGACAGGTTAATAAGCGTGTTGTGCTCCCAGAAGGTAATGAGCCGAGAACCGTTGTAGCTGCATCAATCTGTGCCAAACGTGGTTTAGCACGACCTGTGCTTATTGGTGATGAAACAGAAATTCGTCGAGTAGCAGAGCAACAGGGTGTAGTACTAAGCGATGGCGTAGAAATTGTTTCTCCGAGTGAGATTAAGGATGACTACGTTGAAGGTTTAGTGGCTCTTCGCGGTTACAAAGGCGTTACTGAAGTGGTTGCAAAAGAGTTACTGGAAGATAACGTGACTTTAGGCACAATGATGCTTCAGCAAGACGATGTGGATGGACTAGTTTCCGGCGCGGTAAATACCACGGCTAATACAATTCGCCCAGCGTTACAGCTAATTAAAACGGCTGAAAACGCCTCATTAGTATCGTCAGTATTTTTCATGCTTCTGCCTGACCAAGTTTTGGTTTACGGTGACTGTGCCATTAACCCTGACCCCAATGCTCAGCAGCTAGCCGACATAGCAATTCAGTCTGCTGAGTCTGCGCAGATGTTTGGTATTGAACCAAGGGTAGCTATGATAAGCTACAGTACTGGCTCTTCAGGTGCAGGAAGCGATGTAGAAAAAGTGCGTGAGGCTACTAAGATTGCGCAAAAACTACGCCCTGATTTACTTATCGACGGCCCTCTTCAGTATGACGCTGCGGCCATTGAAAGTGTAGGTAAGAGCAAAGCGCCTAATAGCCCGGTAGCGGGTAAAGCAAACGTATTTGTTTTCCCAGACCTAAACACAGGTAACACCACTTATAAAGCGGTGCAGCGCAGCTTCGACTTAGTGTGTATTGGCCCAATGCTGCAAGGCATGAGAAAGCCAGTTAACGATTTAAGTCGCGGTGCGCTGGTGGATGATATTGTATTTACCATTGCACTTACTGCTATTCAGGCAGCGGGTAACGTTTAG
- the corC gene encoding CNNM family magnesium/cobalt transport protein CorC (CorC(YbeX) belongs to the Cyclin M Mg2+ Exporter (CNNM) family, and was characterized as belonging to a set of three proteins, at least one of which must be present for CorA to function.), with the protein MSDDNPHSTNGSSGKSWLDKLKNSISGEPKSKEELVSVITDAEQNDIIDPQTREMIEGVIGVNEMRVRDIMIPRAQMTTIDVEKKVEEFLPLMLESAHSRFPVISEDKDHIEGILLAKDLLAFAFNAEKEFNLKDILRPAVIVPESKRVDVLLKEFRQQRYHMAIVVDEYGGVSGLVTIEDILEIIVGEIEDEYDTEEDGTDDIRPLNKSTYSVKALTPVDDFNEFFETKFSEEEADTIGGIVLKAFGHMPETNDEITIGDVQFKVTNSDKRRLIQLKVSVPSLE; encoded by the coding sequence ATGAGCGACGATAATCCTCACTCTACCAACGGCTCATCAGGCAAGAGTTGGTTAGATAAACTAAAGAATTCGATTTCTGGCGAGCCGAAAAGTAAAGAAGAGTTAGTATCGGTTATTACCGATGCTGAACAAAACGATATCATAGACCCACAAACCCGAGAAATGATTGAAGGGGTAATTGGGGTAAATGAAATGCGAGTGAGGGATATCATGATCCCTCGCGCTCAAATGACCACGATAGACGTAGAAAAGAAGGTAGAAGAATTTCTACCTTTAATGCTCGAATCCGCTCACTCCCGCTTTCCCGTCATTAGTGAAGATAAAGACCATATTGAAGGTATTTTACTCGCTAAAGACCTACTTGCATTTGCTTTTAATGCAGAAAAAGAATTCAATTTAAAAGATATTTTGCGCCCTGCGGTTATTGTTCCAGAGAGCAAACGTGTTGACGTTCTGCTAAAGGAGTTCAGACAACAACGCTATCACATGGCTATTGTTGTAGACGAATACGGCGGTGTATCTGGCTTGGTGACTATCGAAGATATTCTCGAGATTATCGTGGGTGAAATTGAAGATGAGTACGATACCGAAGAAGACGGTACCGATGATATTCGCCCATTAAATAAATCGACATACTCGGTTAAAGCATTAACCCCTGTGGACGATTTTAACGAGTTTTTTGAAACCAAGTTTAGCGAAGAAGAAGCCGATACCATTGGTGGTATTGTGCTTAAAGCGTTCGGTCATATGCCTGAAACCAATGATGAAATCACCATTGGCGATGTTCAGTTTAAAGTGACTAACTCAGATAAGCGCCGACTTATTCAACTTAAGGTTTCAGTGCCTTCATTGGAATAG
- a CDS encoding DUF3224 domain-containing protein produces MTIEGSFSITQWDEDTLSERAEGIKVSQASIKQVYSGDMSGESNVEFLMSYQSQMSAQFTGFETFVGVINGLRGTVTFQHKGKFESGVARSDFESIKDSATGELVGKTLRGSFTSGESGKADYTLEVDDA; encoded by the coding sequence ATGACAATTGAAGGAAGCTTCTCCATTACGCAATGGGACGAGGACACGCTAAGTGAAAGAGCAGAAGGAATTAAGGTATCTCAAGCTAGTATCAAACAGGTCTATTCAGGTGATATGAGTGGCGAGTCTAACGTTGAGTTTTTAATGTCTTATCAATCGCAAATGTCAGCTCAATTTACGGGATTTGAAACTTTTGTCGGTGTGATAAATGGGTTGCGTGGTACCGTTACTTTTCAACACAAAGGTAAGTTTGAAAGCGGTGTTGCTAGAAGTGATTTCGAGTCTATAAAAGATTCTGCGACGGGCGAACTCGTGGGCAAGACTTTGAGAGGCAGCTTTACGTCGGGAGAGTCAGGTAAAGCTGATTACACTCTTGAAGTAGATGATGCCTAA
- a CDS encoding acetate kinase: MKKEVIVLNCGSSSVKFAIIDADTGEAGLSGIAEALGNSDASLSFKLNGRKEKQALPAKAGHTEALNAISEIIASTGVQPIAIGHRVVHGGEKFKGAALVDDSVLEAIEDYASMAPLHNMANLKGIVTAQAAYPDLPHVVVFDTSFFQTLPQKAFIYALPMSLYREHGIRRYGFHGTSHKFILDSMAKILEKPVSDTSIISAHLGNGCSVSAIEKGQAVDTSLGFIPLEGLVMGTRCGDLDPSLPGTLQKKLGKTADEISDLLNKQSGLLGISELSNDCRTLEDAALEGHEGALLAIEIFCYRLAKYIAGYMVAVPTLDAIVFTGGIGENSSLIRETTMGYFTHFGISLDEQRNTDARFGQGGKISTDTASTSVYVVPTNEEWVIAAEAATFA; encoded by the coding sequence ATGAAAAAAGAAGTTATTGTTTTAAACTGTGGCAGCTCTTCAGTAAAGTTTGCCATTATCGACGCCGATACTGGCGAAGCAGGGCTCTCTGGCATTGCAGAAGCGTTGGGAAATAGTGATGCGAGTTTATCTTTTAAGCTAAACGGTAGAAAAGAGAAGCAGGCATTGCCAGCAAAAGCAGGGCATACCGAGGCGCTTAACGCTATATCTGAAATTATTGCAAGCACAGGCGTACAGCCTATTGCCATTGGTCACCGTGTTGTACACGGGGGCGAAAAGTTTAAAGGCGCAGCTCTTGTAGATGATAGCGTGCTCGAAGCAATCGAAGATTATGCGAGCATGGCACCGCTGCACAATATGGCTAATCTAAAAGGCATTGTGACCGCTCAAGCTGCGTATCCAGATTTGCCTCATGTCGTAGTATTCGATACTTCCTTTTTCCAAACACTTCCTCAAAAAGCCTTTATCTATGCTCTACCGATGTCGCTTTATCGTGAACATGGCATTAGACGTTATGGCTTCCACGGAACTAGCCACAAGTTCATACTTGATAGCATGGCGAAAATTCTTGAAAAGCCAGTTTCAGACACCAGCATAATCAGTGCGCACTTAGGCAACGGCTGTAGCGTGTCAGCAATTGAAAAAGGTCAGGCAGTAGACACCAGCCTTGGCTTCATTCCTTTAGAAGGGCTAGTAATGGGCACGCGCTGTGGTGATTTAGATCCTAGCTTGCCCGGTACGCTTCAGAAAAAGCTTGGCAAAACCGCAGACGAAATTAGCGACCTGTTAAACAAACAGTCAGGTCTACTAGGTATTTCAGAACTAAGTAACGACTGCAGAACCCTTGAGGATGCCGCGCTAGAAGGTCATGAAGGCGCACTGTTGGCAATCGAAATTTTCTGCTACCGCTTGGCTAAATACATAGCAGGCTACATGGTAGCTGTGCCAACGTTAGATGCTATTGTCTTTACAGGCGGTATCGGAGAAAACTCATCTCTCATTCGAGAGACCACAATGGGATATTTCACTCACTTTGGTATTAGCCTTGATGAGCAGAGAAATACTGATGCGCGATTTGGGCAAGGCGGAAAAATTTCTACTGATACAGCATCAACCTCTGTTTATGTCGTACCTACTAATGAAGAGTGGGTAATTGCAGCTGAAGCTGCAACCTTCGCGTAA
- a CDS encoding NUDIX domain-containing protein has translation MSDIKTLDTKVVYENKWLRVREDKIRRNSGNEGIYGVVEKPDFAIILPIEGDTVYMVEQYRYTIKERQLELPQGAWESNPDADPVELAKGELKEETGLTAESMEYVGFQYLAYGFCNQGYHIYVAKGLTQGEQKLDVEEEDLQVVPLSLTALKEKIINGEIKDASTCNAVGLAMLKGFI, from the coding sequence GTGTCAGATATTAAAACGCTAGATACAAAAGTAGTCTATGAAAACAAATGGCTTCGGGTAAGAGAAGACAAAATACGTCGTAATAGCGGAAATGAAGGTATATATGGTGTGGTGGAAAAACCAGATTTTGCCATTATTTTACCGATTGAGGGCGACACAGTGTATATGGTCGAGCAATACCGCTATACCATTAAAGAGCGACAGCTAGAACTTCCACAAGGAGCATGGGAGAGCAATCCCGACGCTGACCCTGTGGAGCTTGCCAAGGGTGAGCTTAAAGAAGAGACGGGCTTGACTGCTGAGTCAATGGAGTATGTTGGCTTTCAATATCTTGCCTATGGTTTTTGTAATCAGGGGTACCACATTTACGTAGCGAAAGGGTTGACCCAAGGCGAACAAAAACTAGATGTTGAAGAAGAAGACTTGCAGGTTGTTCCGCTTTCCTTAACTGCTTTAAAGGAAAAAATCATTAACGGAGAGATAAAGGACGCTAGTACCTGTAACGCTGTAGGCTTAGCCATGCTCAAAGGGTTTATTTAA
- the lnt gene encoding apolipoprotein N-acyltransferase, with the protein MLKRFIPHFLLMLSGASLTLAFAPFNMWLLTIPALALAIRQVIKLKHRPFLAGWLFGAGWFGAGISWVHVSIADFGGLPLIGSIAIMALLCGYLALYPALATKFTAKYFSPQLWPMALPFFWVLAEWLRSWMLSGFPWLSLGYSQLDSPLSGFAPVIGETGISALIVISATLFALIHNKRTFANAVLVALCLFTSGYLLKQHTWVTPNKTYSVGMAQGNIEQSLRWVPEQDGPTMDTYWKLTESLWDNDLVIWPEAAVPKLEPLAQPYLAKVNERAFQENTALITGIVNYNWETDEAWNNLIVLGKRTPDARYPDYQYFHNNRFSKHHLLPVGEFVPFEDWLRPLAPLFDLPMSSFSRGDYQQANLEANGIHLAPAICFEIAFPHQVMANVYEDTDMIITVSNDAWFGHSHGPAQHLQIAQMRALELGRPVVRATNNGITAFIDHKGEVTARLPQFMAGNISAPVVATRGFTPYYHLQELGVWLITLVLLIAAVMIKRRQKK; encoded by the coding sequence ATGCTGAAACGGTTCATCCCTCACTTTCTTCTTATGTTAAGCGGTGCAAGTTTAACGCTGGCTTTCGCCCCATTTAATATGTGGCTTTTAACTATACCTGCCCTCGCACTCGCTATACGTCAAGTCATAAAGCTGAAACATCGACCGTTTTTAGCTGGATGGTTATTTGGTGCAGGCTGGTTTGGCGCTGGCATAAGCTGGGTGCATGTGAGCATTGCCGATTTTGGTGGGCTACCTCTTATCGGTTCCATTGCCATAATGGCACTACTTTGTGGTTACTTGGCGTTATACCCCGCTCTTGCCACTAAATTCACCGCCAAGTACTTTTCTCCCCAATTGTGGCCTATGGCACTGCCTTTTTTCTGGGTTTTAGCCGAGTGGCTTAGAAGCTGGATGCTAAGTGGCTTCCCGTGGTTATCTTTAGGCTATAGCCAGCTAGATAGTCCACTGTCTGGCTTTGCACCTGTTATTGGAGAAACGGGTATAAGCGCGCTGATCGTTATTAGCGCTACCCTATTTGCGCTCATTCACAATAAGCGAACTTTCGCCAACGCAGTACTGGTTGCACTGTGCTTATTTACTAGTGGCTACCTGCTTAAACAACATACTTGGGTTACCCCAAACAAAACGTATTCTGTTGGCATGGCGCAGGGAAATATTGAGCAAAGTTTGCGATGGGTGCCGGAGCAAGATGGCCCTACTATGGACACCTACTGGAAGCTAACCGAAAGCCTATGGGATAACGACTTGGTTATTTGGCCAGAAGCGGCCGTTCCCAAGCTTGAGCCTTTAGCCCAACCTTATCTCGCCAAAGTTAACGAAAGAGCCTTTCAAGAGAACACGGCACTTATTACAGGTATAGTTAATTATAACTGGGAAACTGATGAAGCCTGGAACAACCTAATTGTGCTAGGTAAACGTACACCAGATGCTAGGTACCCTGATTACCAATATTTCCACAATAATCGCTTTTCAAAGCACCATCTTTTGCCTGTAGGCGAATTCGTACCTTTTGAAGACTGGCTTCGCCCCCTAGCCCCTCTATTCGATTTGCCTATGTCATCATTTTCTCGCGGTGACTATCAGCAGGCGAATCTTGAAGCTAATGGCATTCACCTAGCGCCCGCTATCTGTTTTGAAATTGCGTTTCCTCACCAAGTGATGGCAAACGTATATGAAGATACCGACATGATCATTACAGTAAGTAACGATGCGTGGTTTGGACATTCTCACGGCCCTGCGCAGCATCTGCAGATTGCGCAAATGCGTGCTCTTGAGTTGGGGCGCCCTGTTGTTAGAGCTACAAATAACGGCATTACAGCTTTTATAGACCATAAAGGCGAAGTGACAGCTCGCCTACCTCAATTCATGGCTGGTAATATATCGGCGCCAGTTGTTGCAACTCGCGGCTTTACACCGTATTACCACCTGCAAGAGTTAGGTGTTTGGCTGATTACCCTTGTCCTGTTAATAGCCGCGGTAATGATAAAGCGTCGCCAGAAGAAATAA
- the greA gene encoding transcription elongation factor GreA: MSQYPMTARGAQMLRDELNELKTKTRPRIIESIAEAREHGDLKENAEYHAAREQQSFCEGRIQDIEGKLSNAQIIDVTKMENTGKVIFGTTVTILNVDTDEETTYRIVGDDEADIKNNLISVNSPIARGLIGKELDDTVTIQTPAGAVEVEIIEVEYI, from the coding sequence ATGAGTCAGTATCCAATGACAGCGCGCGGCGCTCAAATGCTGCGTGACGAATTAAATGAGCTTAAAACAAAAACACGCCCACGTATTATCGAGTCTATTGCCGAAGCACGTGAGCACGGTGATTTGAAAGAAAACGCTGAATATCACGCTGCCCGTGAACAGCAAAGCTTCTGTGAAGGCCGCATTCAGGATATTGAAGGCAAGCTTTCAAATGCACAGATTATCGACGTAACTAAAATGGAAAATACCGGCAAGGTTATTTTCGGCACAACGGTTACCATTTTAAACGTTGATACCGATGAAGAAACAACTTACCGCATTGTTGGCGATGATGAAGCTGATATTAAGAACAACTTAATTTCAGTTAATTCGCCTATTGCTCGCGGTCTTATCGGTAAAGAGCTTGATGATACGGTAACTATTCAAACGCCAGCTGGCGCGGTTGAAGTTGAAATCATCGAAGTTGAGTATATTTAA
- the ybeY gene encoding rRNA maturation RNase YbeY: MTAIIDVQQAFEGDEAILSAIPSPSELELWANAVLKYEGLSEQEITIRFTDEAESQNLNREYRGKDKPTNVLSFPFEAPPGIEINLLGDLVICAPVISREAEEQQKRVSDHYTHMTVHGLLHLMGYDHIVDADAEEMESKEIDILACLGIDNPYEVND, from the coding sequence GTGACAGCCATTATTGATGTACAACAAGCATTTGAAGGTGACGAGGCTATCTTATCTGCCATCCCCTCACCTTCAGAGCTCGAACTTTGGGCTAATGCTGTGCTTAAGTATGAAGGGTTGAGCGAGCAAGAAATTACGATTCGCTTTACCGACGAAGCAGAAAGCCAAAACCTCAACCGTGAGTACAGGGGCAAAGATAAACCGACAAACGTGCTATCGTTTCCTTTCGAAGCGCCTCCTGGCATTGAAATCAACTTGTTGGGCGACTTGGTTATTTGTGCCCCTGTTATTAGTCGTGAAGCTGAAGAGCAGCAAAAGAGAGTGAGTGATCACTACACGCACATGACGGTTCATGGGCTATTGCATTTAATGGGTTATGACCATATTGTCGATGCAGATGCCGAGGAAATGGAAAGCAAAGAAATTGATATTCTTGCTTGCCTTGGCATAGATAACCCTTATGAAGTCAACGATTGA